The stretch of DNA CAACACCCGCCTTGATGCGACACTGTTGGGCAACGAGCCAATTGATCTGATCCGCAGGCAGGCTTAAATTTACCGCACCCTCAATACAATCTTCCAAAAACGCCACCAGACCGAGATCGCGTATAATCCCGTGCTTGACCACCTCTGCCATACCTGCTCGCACTTCGCGTTTGGGCAAAGTATCAAGTGTAGCCGTATCGATCAACACCAACTTTGGCTGGTGAAAAGCACCGATCATGTTCTTTCCCAAAACGTGATCAACAGCTGTTTTGCCTCCCACACTGGCATCGACCTGCGCTTCCAGTGTCGTGGGCACCTGCACAAAATCGACCCCCCTTAAATACGTCGCAGCGACAAAACCAGCCATATCGCCGACCACACCACCGCCCAATGTCACAATACAGGATTTCCGATCCATTCCCGCCGCGATCAAATCGCCATAGATCTGCGAGGCCGTCTCGAGCGTCTTGTATTGCTCCCCATCGGGCACAGTTACGACCACAACCTTCACACCGGCACGCACGAGACTCTGCTGAACCGTATCGAGATAGAGCGCGGCAACCGTCGGATTGGTCACAATTGCCGCTGTTTCTCCCAACCCGCGTTCCGCATACAAATCCCCCAAATCGCGCAAACAATTGCGACCGATTAAAATATCGTAACTTCGATCAGCTAAATCAACCGTCACTATTTCCATTGTCAATCCCGATCCAGAACGCGCTGTAATTCAATAAGAGCTGTCTCTGCTGTGTCTTCGGGCGTGTGATCATTTGTCGAGGTTGCAAACGCATCTGCACGCGCATAAAAACGCTCTCGCTCTGCCATCATCACCTCAATTTTATTTTTCAAACCCTCGTCATCCAGCCCGGCCAGCAAGGGCCTTTCATCGCGCTTGCGACTGACCCGTTCAAAAATCGTATCGACAGAAGCGCGGAAACAAAGACATACACCTGTCTCGCGAATAACCGCCCAATTCCGCTCCTGCGTAATGGCACCACCCCCGAGCGACACGACCACATTGCTCATCTTCGATGCCACGACAACCGCCTGGTGTTCCAACTGGCGAAATGCGGTCTCACCGTCTTGTTCAAAAATCTCGGGAATAGTTTTCCCAGCAGCATCGACCAGCAATTCATCTGTATCGACAAAGGTCCGCTTCAACCACCCGGCCAAAATGCGCCCAACTCTGGTTTTCCCAGTAGCCATAAAACCGGTGAGAAATATGGGTTTATCAGGTAGATCAAACACAGCGCTCTTCCACTATACGGTATCA from Gemmatimonadota bacterium encodes:
- a CDS encoding 3-dehydroquinate synthase codes for the protein MEIVTVDLADRSYDILIGRNCLRDLGDLYAERGLGETAAIVTNPTVAALYLDTVQQSLVRAGVKVVVVTVPDGEQYKTLETASQIYGDLIAAGMDRKSCIVTLGGGVVGDMAGFVAATYLRGVDFVQVPTTLEAQVDASVGGKTAVDHVLGKNMIGAFHQPKLVLIDTATLDTLPKREVRAGMAEVVKHGIIRDLGLVAFLEDCIEGAVNLSLPADQINWLVAQQCRIKAGVVAADETEKGLREILNYGHTVGHALEVVTHYDYYKHGEAVCLGMLAAGYIAVQKGMWSQDAFERQNALIARLGIPRGVPDLKVDEVLARMASDKKARDGVIRFVLPERIGKIVPRDDVTREEIVAGIHYMQNQALG
- a CDS encoding shikimate kinase, with protein sequence MFDLPDKPIFLTGFMATGKTRVGRILAGWLKRTFVDTDELLVDAAGKTIPEIFEQDGETAFRQLEHQAVVVASKMSNVVVSLGGGAITQERNWAVIRETGVCLCFRASVDTIFERVSRKRDERPLLAGLDDEGLKNKIEVMMAERERFYARADAFATSTNDHTPEDTAETALIELQRVLDRD